The sequence AGATTTAATATAAGATAAACTTGTAATATTACCCATAATCTAATGGCATTTGATTAACCAAATCCTATTTAAAACCCCTCCGCTCCACCTTTTTCCCCCAATTCTATATTCCACCTTTCTTCACTTTGCTTAGCatacaagaaaacaaaacatcaaattttcTCTCTAATTTATTTGCATCCTTCACCATGGCTATGGCTTTTAAGATGGTATACATTTTGTCAAATAAATATGTGTCTTTGTCATTTTTACTTGCATTTTTACTTCCATTTGTTTAATTGACAGGCGACTACGGGCATGTGGGTGACTGATGAATGCAAGAACTCATACATGGATATGAAATGGAAGAAGAATCATAGGTATATAGTTTACAAAATTGATGAGAAATCAAGATTGGTGACAGTTGACAAAGTTGGTGGACCTGCTGAAAATTATGAAGATTTGGCTGCAGCTCTTCCTAAAGATGATTGTCGATATGCTgtctttgattttgattttgttacTGTTGATAATTGCAGAAAGAGCAAGATCTTCTTCATTGCCTGGTTTGTATATATTCTCAACTACTTTCTTTTTAATCCGCAATCATTCTATTCAATGGAAGAGTTTGagtgacccaatagtttgaaaGGTTTTATTTAACTcgatttatttaaatatagatACGATTTTGGATGAATTatcgaaaaaaaattaattttgtcatcAAGTTTAAATTCTAGATTGATCAATCATACTTGAATTTATAAAACAGGTCACCAACAGAATCAAGAATTAGAGCAAAAATATTGTACGCAACATCAAAAGCAGGGCTGAGAAGAGTGCTAGATGGAGTTAGCTATGAACTTCAAGCAACGGATCCAACTGAGATGGGAATGGATGTGATCAAGGACAGAgcaaaatgatttattttatttttaattagcaAACAAATTGTTTTTTGTTTGCCATCTTTTTCTCAaactttgtttttaatattatagtattaataataatgacTCCACTTAGAGGGCAaagatgctttctttctttccttcttAGTGGTACTATtgtgaccttttttttttgtgagatCTACTAAAGTATGGTTGATCCAATCTTCTAATTTGTGATAAGTATCATGTCATTTTCTACTAATTATGAGTTTTGCATAACTTTTATTTTgtggagttttaaagatatCTTCAATTACTTTATATACCTTTTAAGGGTAAAGCAatcaaatactttttttaaaagtgttcAGTTTTACCTTTGCCTTTTTCCGTAAAGGTTCGCGTATATTATATGCTATTTTCAAACTTTAGAAATTACACCTAgtgtattgttgttgttgtagaaTTGTTTTGTTCGATTGATTGatgattttgacattttttttttatatataacaaatCTATTGATCCAGATTTACATTGCATTAGAtctttttatttactttcatataaCTTTAAAGTATTTGATTTGATTAGCTTTAGACTTCAAATTCGAGATCTTTAATTAAGATGTGGATGGTTAAAAATTGGACACTTTTATCAACTttatttttggcaaaaaaaaaaaagcaacttTCTTTACCAATCTCTTAGAGCAGTATAGAATAAAGTGAGAATAGATGTTTACCAAACGGATCCAATGAGGAGACAATCACATCTTCCTTTCATTCGTCTTTGCCTGGCATCTATTAGCCTGGCGgcaagtgtttttttttaaaaaaaattaaacattcgtctttatttgctaaatatttttagaagtcttttataatatattattattttaaaatttaattaatttaaatttatgttgaaattttttacttctaaaaataaaatgtttttattaaaagtGACTTTATAGCTTAAACTCGAATTCGACAAAGGTTAGTtaagacatgatccaaacttgtCAACTTGAACTTTATTCGGTTCACATGTGCGTGTAGCGTAGTTAGTTCAAATATGCTCAATTCAAGATTAATTCTCAAGTAGCTTTTTAATTATTACAGTCATATctaattttatattcttgtctattttattttaatttgttaatggTTTATTTTATAACATCTAGTATAGATCctcaaattaaataagaaagtcAACTTATTAATCATAACTATTTACTTTTCGCATCAAAATTTTGGGCAGGTACCAGTTATCTCATCAAATTAATTGAGATGTATAAAGTAAGTTAGACATaacaattataattttcttttaaaaaaaaatcaatagtGAAAATTAGAATTACAAAAAGGAATGAAGGGAAATAGCaagtgaaaataattaaattacacgTAAGATAATTCAATAACCAcagtttgaaataaaaatacgaaGGGATGAAGTGTTGCACAATCAAAAAGTAAAAACCAATGTGGATCGACGCCCTGACTAGTGATCTGAGTATCCTCAGTTGACTTTGGTTAAATAATGTTAAAGAATAGGGAATTATTCTATGTTCAAGATTATATACGTAACGAAAAatatcactttttttaaaaaaaaaatcaaactattGTACACAAAATATGGTAATAAAATGTTTCGGCCTTGAAATATATACTTGCATGTAAAATCTTACTGACGATGATTAATAAATGTGTTTCTTTTGGTTTACCTTGATCTAATTTGGTAAGTTTCGTTTTATCGTAtgctttctttatttatttatttactagaGTCTGGAAGCATATACTTACTAGTTTCTCAATTATTAGGTAGTTATTATTGGGTCCATgcatttatttatgaaaaggtatatctttatttaatacaaagaagtgtAATTATTGTAAGTAGCATCAACATCTGCGTATAATTGTActatatatatcatcatatatattgtataaattGGAAAATGATTGTTTATAAACTGACTGCTGAACTAACTCCATCAATTAAAAATGGGTACACTTCAAACATCATGTGCAACCATCTACATAGCTAATGATGCCAAACACCAAATGTCAAAATGAGTaattacaaacaaaaaaaaaattgaaaaaatgacaGATTATAAgataaaatgattaatttgatTCATAATCCCACAAATTATGCTAGCGGGTGATAATTAGCTAGCTTCAAAGGGTAAAATTTCTCCACTAGTTAACTACTAATATTGAGTAGGAAAAGTGGACAAAAGTGTAAATTCATAATTGTGCATTAAGGTTCAAATTATTATAGCTGCTTGAACACATAgtttaatcaaataattttgatttggtGCGTAGGGTGTGGTTTGATAGTCAAccattaaatattatttctagtATTTAAATCTTTAGTACTAGGTGATCCATTATCATATATTCAAACAATTAGTACCTATATATGTAGGTGAAAAATAGGAAATATCTGTGTAATTAGCCAAGATACACACAAGCTGATCCAGACAATTTGAGGTCAAAACTTCGATCTTTTTTTCAAGTGGAATcaataaaaacttttcacaatttCGACTCCAAACAGacacatttttcaaaatcaattcatataatttctaaattttggCTATGGCCTATGGGCATCTTGCTTTATGCAAATCAAAATATTGTCTTTCattgaattcttatataattacAAACGGCCCAGCCCATGATAGTCCTTCTTCCCATGTCTCTCTCATTTAGACTTTGGGCCTCAAAACGATTTTTGGTTTACTCCTATAGAGCCCATTACGTTACTTAACAAATTGGGCTTACATTGCACATCCTCAAAGCTTTGCCCTGCCCGACTTGAACTGTGAATATAATGTTCTTTAATTTAGCCAATTTGAGTACatttaaaattgagaaaataacaCTTCGTACCTATTTTCCAAAATTATTTACAAGTGGTTATCCTTAGACCTTACTTTCATACTCTTTGTCTTTTGACAACTAATTCATATTTACAGTTTGATATCATGAgagtttgaagaaaaaaaaacaatgctTGAATAAAAATACTACCGAATCACTCCTAATGATAATATCAAAGCATATAAACTAAACGGGTGTAAGAACTTACTTTAATACTTAAACTACACGGGTGTTTATATATCCTTTATCAtcttttatgttaattattttcaacCTCCGAACACCAGCCCAATTGAAGGCTGGGCATTGTTACACACGTGTGTTTTCATTGGTCCACGTCGCTAAgggtttaaaaaatatcttaccCGTTTTACATCCTTTCTCAAAATACAACCTGACTCATTCCTAAACAAATATACCTAAATCTCTAATCCCAATTCTCATTCTCTCAAATCTACAAGACCTAATCTGAAGATTTTTCTTTCGTTAGCATGAAGGATTTGTTGAGTTTAAGATTTTCGTGAAGAAACAAAAgatttgtgaaatttttgttCAAGAAGTAACGACAatcttgaaaaattaataaataatctGGAAAAACTAAAAAGCGAggaaacaaaaatcaaaataatagatGAAGAAGAATAAGTTTGAATCTTACATTTCGAAGAACAATAattctttcaaaaattcaacttttagGTTTGAAGAGCTAAGATTTgagaaaaatcaacaaaaatataataaattaggtCACTATTTTTGGATGATTGGGTTGGTGAGGGAGAAGAGGTAATTAGGGTTCTTAAAAAGTGAAGATTGTTCTTCAAATGAGTAATGGGTCGGATATTATTGTTAGAGGggcaaatttaatttttaaaaaaatgactaacACGACGTTCTAAGCTATAACAACACGCGCTCAAAGTTGATGTACGAaagattgaaaataatttatatcaaaaatatattaaagagaTATATAAATACTCgtgtaatataaatattaaaataagtttgTGTGCCAAATTAGGGGGTTTCGTCGATTATATAGATGCCATCAAAGTAATAATTAGGTGAAGGCTTTGTTAGAAAGGGCTGTATGATAACATGTCCGCCACGAAATAAAAGGCCGACAGCGAATATCTACCGTCGCTACTGGCCAGTCAATTATAACTACATGTTATCGCTGATATT comes from Solanum pennellii chromosome 1, SPENNV200 and encodes:
- the LOC107012630 gene encoding actin-depolymerizing factor 5, encoding MAMAFKMATTGMWVTDECKNSYMDMKWKKNHRYIVYKIDEKSRLVTVDKVGGPAENYEDLAAALPKDDCRYAVFDFDFVTVDNCRKSKIFFIAWSPTESRIRAKILYATSKAGLRRVLDGVSYELQATDPTEMGMDVIKDRAK